In a genomic window of Clavelina lepadiformis chromosome 7, kaClaLepa1.1, whole genome shotgun sequence:
- the LOC143464516 gene encoding uncharacterized protein LOC143464516 gives MVSSAAIVTQLFVIGFIIVTSCLADYYSSYVSSILRNDTKSSCEGNYLYIRCPIMTTIAIQSAMYGRQVPSSQMCPIYSSILNTPATLLGKENTDCTAATSMAKTANECHDRRVCQLLVHVKEFGLDPCPDTTKYLKVGYKCRIQPNELQRRGSCRHHNAPPLRIRCPYHAPHNTVIAVYNVSIEQKAKCGERKNRGCHLSHHSVMDEIIARCHRQQKCAIPMTRKLCGNYLQMEYSCLPKSILTNKVPSSELMTIPLSEAKTPATSKYSTTTIITTSSSTTAAQTTTTTTTARYVKPKIISPIIKTDTNQSKSRIFQITQQSRVSTTTLETTDTTSTTDFDASGEERNSTLVVVVETKPADVTSARTTAKPTLEFVREGEKFMEAENDFPQIEDDEFERRFPSTQRNNRVGATTTTQEFFLEDQTSLSNVVNVVNTSMPAGLAFMYGFAQTITYMKSHSDRFLAVLFGSLCVALFLTVLVLLLRCEHFSLFEKVASRKNLTSNEDDSAECARFFPETEQTSPTATNSASGGNFYNAQTSAENSDGQANHIQLINHINDRNRHRKHQSRKHVLLNRWCSCCCRNAPWQRGHVEDDGSYEIARRSTSLSDDEIISVGPGERNNSENDHFPPFPINLLETTDGNFQAFSTNSRGGITCSEEDDTRSEYEYPDHNITSTPSQHSDVMQNNAHSFHTHIPANNSSAHTFQPVQSARHSTYETPPFPKTANQSYEVQPRSVHLVQNINYSLPNRQRTIANNCVMHPPLTPQSPAFNAQYVSLQPQTVKARNLPQRSLDARLEHRESIYDNSLPRDSPIYEYYQRQQMRQELPGTRNINRYYS, from the exons ATGGTCTCCAGCGCTGCAATTGTGACGCAATTATTTGTTATCGGGTtcatcattgtgacgtcatgtttAGCAGACTACTATTCAA GTTACGTATCATCTATACTTCGGAATGACACCAAGAGCTCGTGTGAAGGAAATTATTTGTACATTCGATGTCCAATTATGACGACTATTGCAATACAG AGCGCAATGTACGGCAGACAAGTTCCGAGTAGTCAGATGTGTCCGATTTATTCTTCAATTCTAAACACACCAGCAACATTACTTGGAAAGGAGAATACTGATTGTACGGCAGCGACGTCGATGGCG AAAACAGCCAACGAATGTCATGACCGAAGAGTTTGCCAATTACTTGTCCACGTCAAGGAATTCGGTCTGGACCCGTGCCCAGACACGACCAAATACCTCAAAGTTGGTTATAAGTGCAGGATAC AACCAAACGAGCTACAACGAAGGGGGTCATGTCGTCATCATAATGCTCCTCCTCTTCGGATAAGATGTCCGTATCACGCTCCGCACAACACTGTGATCGCGGTCTACAACGTGTCCATCGAACAGAAGGCGAAATGCGGTGAACGGAAAAATCGAG GTTGCCATTTATCCCACCATTCCGTCATGGATGAAATCATAGCAAGATGCCACAGACAACAGAAGTGCGCAATCCCAATGACTAGAAAGCTTTGTGGAAATTATCTCCAAATGGAATACTCATGTC TGCCGAAGAGTATTTTGACTAACAAGGTCCCTTCGTCGGAATTGATGACAATACCCCTGTCAGAGGCGAAAACACCAGCGACTTCAAAATACAGCACAACTACTATTATCACCACTTCGTCATCTACAACAGCAGCACAAACAACTACAACAACAACTACAGCAAGATACGTCAAACCGAAAA TCATTTCTCCTATCATCAAAACCGACACCAACCAATCAAAATCAAGGATTTTTCAAATTACTCAACAGTCGCGTGTTTCTACGACTACATTGGAAACGACGGATACCACTAGCACAACCGATTTTG ACGCCTCAGGCGAAGAAAGAAATTCAACGTTAGTTGTTGTTGTGGAAACGAAACCAGCTGACGTCACATCCGCAAGAACCACGGCGAAACCAACGCTGGAGTTTGTGCGGGAGGGAGAAAAGTTTATGGAAGCTGAAAATGATTTCCCGCAAATAGAGGATGATGAGTTTGAAAGACGATTTCCTAGCACGCAAAGAAACAATCGCGTGGGTGCGACAACAACGACCCAAGAGTTTTTCTTGGAAGACCAAACGTCTCTCTCGAATGTCGTGAATGTTGTCAATACGTCCATGCCAGCTGGACTAGCTTTTATGTACGGATTTGCTCAGACCATCACTTACATGAAAA GTCACTCAGATCGTTTTCTCGCCGTACTCTTCGGAAGCCTCTGCGTCGCTTTGTTCCTCACAGTGTTGGTGCTGTTGTTGCGATGCGAGCATTTTAGCTTGTTCGAAAAAGTTGCAAGCAGGAAGAATTTAACAAGCAATGAAGACGACTCAGCAGAATGCGCGCGATTCTTTCCTGAGACCGAACAAACCTCGCCGACCGCGACCAATTCGGCGTCAGGAGGGAATTTTTACAACGCTCAGACGTCGGCTGAGAACTCGGACGGGCAAGCAAACCACATTCAACTTATTAACCATATAAACGACAGGAACCGTCACCGAAAACACCAATCACGAAAACATGTTTTGCTTAACCGTTGGTGTTCTTGTTGCTGTAGAAACGCGCCATGGCAACGGGGTCACGTGGAAGACGATGGTAGTTACGAAATCGCCCGACGATCAACGTCGTTAAGCGATGACGAAATTATAAGCGTGGGTCCCGGCGAAAGAAATAATTCCGAAAACGACCATTTCCCTCCATTTCCGATTAACTTACTGGAAACGACGGACGGGAATTTCCAAGCTTTTTCCACCAATTCCCGCGGGGGTATCACGTGCTCCGAAGAAGACGACACCAGAAGCGAGTACGAGTACCCAGACCACAACATCACATCAACACCGTCCCAGCATTCCGACGTTATGCAGAACAACGCACATTCTTTTCACACCCACATTCCAGCGAACAATTCTAGCGCACATACTTTCCAGCCTGTACAGTCTGCCCGACATAGCACCTACGAAACTCCGCCTTTTCCGAAGACCGCGAATCAAAGCTACGAAGTCCAGCCGAGGTCGGTACACCTCGTACAGAATATCAACTACAGTTTGCCAAATAGGCAGCGGACTATCGCTAACAATTGCGTAATGCATCCTCCTTTGACGCCACAATCACCGGCATTCAATGCTCAGTACGTGTCGTTGCAGCCTCAAACAGTCAAGGCCAGAAACTTACCCCAACGGTCATTGGACGCTCGATTAGAACACAGAGAATCGATTTACGATAACTCCTTGCCAAGAGACAGTCCAATTTATGAATACTATCAAAGGCAACAGATGCGTCAGGAGTTGCCTGGCACTCGAAATATAAACAGATATTATTCATGA
- the LOC143464517 gene encoding uncharacterized protein LOC143464517, with protein sequence MTTLSQIFIILTMLSVSCESWNWDLVYGDEDCTKNCNGLRRRMCDGVLCNEGILSETFTNCPYPFTCGTFISTDYERKCAGSCDRAVEQVKGVCSAHPSCIVRRHQFCTVAESCTGQWSEWSQFQTTSDGRVQRERRCYDLRNPTTLSTSCDGSRGRYDQTEYSSTNKTKPRKISKGSNCYQTCSDTPEYTDKEKLSQKCKEALVTAGLLQESTCKWSEQLMVSCETPIDQPVCAVANFESCTSYEQWTEWIEWTLSGNGRQYRRRMKWCSNPFNLIGSLPCHKTVKIEQDCTTGNNNSSAAPTVTVPGPTQWLGVPMWVYIILGVLALIIIMLVVCLCIKRKRRKPKGPNVSPQNGVEMRNHPVTSKPATEQLGAGSENPNSNRGAQQNMFLSVGQRFIRASEHLYETISRRSRIFSRTSSEGTPRHTTFEHHPMGEHEVPKNEYILCNDSPQRKEATQQSVVKRPKGANGNPKLRISVTVTDPDGIQVGKNVYKPKLKTVESNQTGACSDKPLGKTRWSRVATPQPATTTKFFPEKKANKSPVQQVASVKYSTAKENVSPGKSPKKLDLRKILARLAVKPAGSQTGPPHHYDVVPKEDVLEEKPRIEVEPPTNNARFEEDDRSIWSDSTFDGRDCSDIDVSPPASEETNASLKGNLNYTKPKRSRKDSRRVAPFAGESSVRSANLPPLPPKIFTPNTDVRSPLPNRWPDQTVDPGHFQFPKSNLSPPATTNSVDYTHMNAVQASRSADSADRKDVRSWMQLGAPPCPQKIFPAGKSEDKNEDEERKLKLCSIEAKYVTPVHAPKTLNASKDMTVDSHGYLHLC encoded by the exons ATGACCACTCTAAGCCAAATTTTTATCATACTGACAATGTTAAGTGTATCATGTGAATCCTGGAACTGGGACTTAGTTTACGGCGACGAAGATTGTACTAAGAATTGCAACGGCCTTAGAAGAAG AATGTGTGATGGAGTCCTATGCAACGAGGGAATTCTTTCAGAAACGTTCACAAACTGTCCCTATCCATTCACTTGCGGGACATTTATTTCAACGGATTACGAACGAAAATGCGCTGGGAGCTGTGACAGGGCGGTTGAACAA GTTAAAGGGGTCTGTAGCGCTCATCCTTCTTGCATAGTACGGAGACACCAGTTTTGTACGGTCGCTGAAAGCTGCACAGGTCAATGGAGCGAATGGTCTCAGTTTCAAACAACGAGCGATGGACGCGTTCAACGCGAGCGACG GTGTTACGATCTGAGGAATCCAACGACACTCAGCACCAGTTGTGACGGATCTCGCGGAAGATACGACCAGACTGAGTACTCCTCcaccaataaaacaaaaccaag GAAAATCAGCAAGGGCAGCAACTGTTACCAGACCTGCAGCGACACACCCGAATATACGGACAaggaaaaactttcacaaaagtGTAAGGAGGCTTTAGTAACTGCGGGACTTCTTCAAGAGTCCACTTGCAAATG GAGTGAACAATTAATGGTGTCATGTGAAACCCCGATCGACCAACCGGTTTGCGCTGTTGCAAATTTCGAGTCTTGTACCTCATACGAGCAGTGGACAGAATGGATAGAATGGACGTTGAGCGGTAATGGACGACAG TATCGTCGCCGCATGAAATGGTGCTCCAACCCCTTCAACTTAATAGGCTCTCTGCCTTGCCACAAGACCGTGAAAATCGAACAAGATTGCACAACCGGCAACAACA ATTCGTCCGCCGCGCCGACGGTGACCGTTCCCGGACCTACACAATGGTTAGGGGTTCCAATGTGGGTGTACATCATTCTTGGGGTACTGGCACTGATTATTATAATGCTGGTTGTGTGTCTGTGTATTAAACGAAAAAGACGAAAACCCAAAGGCCCCAACGTCAGCCCCCAAAACGGAGTTGAGATGAGAAACCACCCCGTAACGAGCAAACCGGCCACAGAACAGCTTGGGGCCGGTTCGGAGAACCCCAACAGTAACAGGGGTGCTCAACAGAACATGTTTCTCTCGGTCGGGCAGAGATTCATTCGAGCTTCGGAACATTTGTACGAAACAATATCTCGACGGAGCAGAATATTCTCAAGGACCTCGAGTGAAGGGACGCCACGCCACACCACTTTCGAGCATCACCCCATGGGTGAACATGAGGTACCCAAGAACGAATATATCTTGTGCAATGACAGCCCTCAAAGGAAAGAG GCAACCCAACAAAGCGTCGTCAAGCGACCCAAGGGGGCAAACGGGAACCCGAAACTTCGTATTTCCGTGACTGTAACCGACCCAGATGGGATACAAGTCGGAAAGAACGTTTACAAACCCAAGCTCAAGACGGTCGAAAGCAAC CAAACAGGCGCGTGCTCTGATAAACCTTTAGGAAAAACTCGTTGGAGTCGCGTTGCTACTCCACAACCGGCCACGACAACAAAGTTTTTCCCGGAAAAAAAAGCCAACAAGTCCCCTGTACAACAAG TCGCCTCTGTGAAGTACTCGACCGCCAAAGAGAACGTGTCCCCTGGAAAGTCACCAAAGAAACTCGATTTGCGAAAAATTTTGGCAAGGCTGGCGGTTAAACCTGCGGGATCTCAAACTGGACCGCCTCATCACTACGACGTAGTCCCGAAGGAGGATGTTTTGGAAGAAAAACCGAGGATAGAAGTTGAGCCACCCACGAACAACGCAAGATTCGAAGAAGACGACAGATCTATTTGGTCGGATAGTACATTTGACGGGAGGGATTGTTCAG ATATCGACGTATCCCCACCTGCCAGTGAAGAAACAAACGCCAGTTTGAAGGGAAATTTGAACTACACAAAACCCAAACGAAGTCGAAAAGACAGTCGTCGTGTCGCCCCATTTGCGGGAGAAAGCTCAGTCAGGTCCGCAAACTTGCCGCCCCTTCCACCGAAAATCTTTACCCCAAACACGGATGTCCGATCCCCTTTACCCAACAGGTGGCCCGACCAAACGGTGGACCCGGGACATTTTCAATTCCCCAAGAGTAATCTCAGCCCACCCGCAACCACCAATTCGGTGGATTACACCCACATGAATGCGGTCCAAGCAAGTAGGAGCGCGGATTCAGCGGATCGGAAAGACGTGCGGAGCTGGATGCAGCTGGGTGCTCCTCCTTGTCCGCAGAAAATCTTCCCTGCAGGGAAGTCGGAAGACAAAAATGAAGACGAGGAAAGGAAACTAAAACTTTGCAGTATTGAAGCAAAATACGTGACACCGGTTCACGCGCCAAAGACCCTGAACGCAAGCAAAGACATGACCGTAGATAGTCATGGATACCTTCATTTGTGCTGA
- the LOC143464519 gene encoding uncharacterized protein F13E9.13, mitochondrial-like, with amino-acid sequence MSIKKFVDIFKRSHNVVVGMLHLEALPGSPRNKLPMSKICDVALREAEIYVNAGLDAVMIENMHDVPYVKSSEFGPEVVAAMATVATKLRHEFPHTPMGIQILTTGNKEALSIAKCVGLNFIRAEGLVFSHIGDEGWIDSNAGSLLRYQRTINAEDVLIFGDIKKKHCSHSVTSDIDISTTARALEFFLVDGAIVTGTETSSPADLQDFNDVSAAIQIPVLIGSGVTKSNVHKFLSANGLVIGSHFKTDGIWYNGVDQGRVEAFMREINTLRQDMS; translated from the exons ATGtccattaaaaaatttgtcgACATATTCAAACGAAGCCACAATGTGGTCGTTGGAATGTTGCATCTTGAAGCATTGCCAG GCAGCCCAAGAAATAAGCTCCCAATGTCAAAGATATGTGACGTAGCACTCAGGGAAGCTGAAATTTACGTCAACGCTGGTCTG GATGCTGTCATGATAGAGAACATGCATGACGTGCCTTATGTCAAAAGCAGTGAGTTCGGACCTGAAGTGGTTGCTGCGATGGCTACAGTTGCAACAAAACTACGACATGAATTCCCACATACCCCAATGGGTATACAAATACTGACAACTGGAAACAAGGAAGCTTTGAGCATTGCAAAATGTGTGG GACTTAACTTCATTCGGGCGGAGGGTTTGGTGTTTTCCCACATTGGTGACGAAGGTTGGATCGATTCGAACGCTGGCTCGCTTCTCAGATATCAAAGAACAATAAACGCTGAAGATGTGCTGATATTCGGtgacataaaaaagaaacactg CTCACACAGTGTAACAAGCGACATCGACATTTCAACTACTGCTCGCGCTCTTGAATTCTTTCTGGTAGATGGCGCTATTGTAACAGGCACTGAAACTTCTTCGCCAGCGGACTTGCAGGACTTTAATG ATGTCTCTGCTGCTATTCAAATCCCAGTTTTGATTGGTTCTGGGGTCACCAAAAGCAACGTTCACAAGTTCTTGTCAGCCAATGGACTCGTCATAGGATCTCATTTTAAAACAGACGGAATCTGGTACAACGGAGTCGACCAGGGAAGAGTCGAAGCATTTATGCGAGAAATCAATACGCTAAGACAAGATATGAGTTAA